The Chiloscyllium plagiosum isolate BGI_BamShark_2017 chromosome 18, ASM401019v2, whole genome shotgun sequence sequence TGATTCAGAATAATACTGAAACAATCAAGTGTCAACATAACTGTTTATTCAAATTTGGCTTCCAACAATGTCTTggctgagttaccttccacacATCATTTCTTATGAGGTTAAATATAACATCGTCCCAAACAGCAAATGCAGTTAGTGTTTTGCAGAGAGTTGGCACAAAGAATTGGTTAAATCCTTTAATCAGTTGCAATTGTATAAGGCGCCTTTCCTTAATTTATTTCATGTGCTATGCGGGCAGTGGCATCCCATAGCTACATTTCTCTCCAACAGACAGAGATGCCTATGGTCCCTCAGAATATGAGTACTTAATTATTTTCAGTGTCAGTATATTGAGACAAACTTTCTTCAAAGGTCATCAGGGTATCTTTTATGTCCAACTGAAACAGGCAGATTAaattatctttattttaaaaaaaaacaagagctttatttaaaaaaagcatagtgcttcctcagtaatGCATTGAAATTTCAACCTACATTAATGTAATCCAGAATGCCAAACAAGCTTGCACATTTGGAACACATACCCAAAAATTTCCCTATAAAAATGACTCAATTCTATATAAACATGCTGGGAAACAAATGTGTTACCAAGATTCAGAAAAGGATAGAAGGGTACAAAGTTATCGCTTTACCTTTATGAGCCACCTATCATTAGAAACCTTGGCTTCTAACCTCTTTTAGCCAAAAAAGTTAAGGTCTGCAAAAATGACAAATGCTGAAAAACCTCAGCAGTTTGGGTTCATTTATAGCATTTTGTTCCCAAAGTTGATTCTGGGCCCATCAGAGACATCTACACAAAAATCTAAGTCAATATCCTGTACTGTTAAATGTCAATGAATGTGCTGCCAACACAACAGATACGATTTGCTGGCTTTGGTGAGAGTTAGGACATAAGTGAAGCAATGACTTTAAACAGAATTACATTTCAAATCATTTGTAAAAGTCTAAGGAGCCAATGGAAGTAACTAATTTGGTTATTCATCTCTGATAAGCTACTTTTATATTGATTAGGAAGCTAGATTGCTGGCTCCTGGTTTTGCACTGTAGAAACACTAACCACCATCCAGTTTCCCCCACAACTAACTCTTCTTTGATAAGGAAAAAACCCAGACATTCCTGACAACTTTGGATTCGTCATGAGTTGTAGGACAGCcttacatagaatcatacaatccctataaTGCAAAGAGGCCATTTAGTTCATCAAGACTGCATgggccctccaaacagcatcgcATCCAGACACACTGTCCTTCTCCTCTCTCCCCCCAGccccctggccaatccacctaacctttacatttttggaggaaaccagagcacctggaggtaatgcagacacagagaatgcaCTAACttcacagtcacccaaggttggaattgcaCCCAGTGCTGGGAGGTAGCTGTGGTCACTACTGTTGTCCCACATCAGAACCATGGGACATAAACAACTGCAAACAAACTCAGGCTGAATAATCATATCTGCACTAACTGGTTGCCAAGAGATGGACGTCAGTATGCCCAGCAACTGAGACACCCGTTGATGCAAAAAAGGATTACAAATGATAGTTCTTTGTAATTAGCAAATTGGGAAACCACGGGGAGGAGGATTCTCACACATCAGTCTAGATACTAGGGCTTGTTAATACACCCATTAGCAGCAGAACCCACCCATAAATTACAGTTCTAAAAACTGCCAATGAAAACAAAGGCATGAGAGATTTTTTACCACAAAACAAGATTTTATTTATGAACAGTAACACACAGAAATACAGAGGTATTTGACATCTCAAATAATATGGAATGttcatgaaatatttaaaataaatagatatCTGTAAGTGCCTTTTTCCAGCACCGACGTAGGAAATGCCCATTCTTTTAAGTCTCCTGCCGATGAATGTCAACCACCAGGTCCACGAATATCAAGACCTTGAGATTGGTCAGTCGATAATCTGACTACAAATAAAACCCATTCACAATAGTGTTATGCTTTTCTAGTTTATTCATTGTTGTCATCTCTTATTTCTTTAATAATAGTTATTAAATTTTGAAGTCCAAAGATATAGCCAGTGTCCTGTCCTTCATGGACCACGCTGTCTTCACCAAAATACTTGCACGTTGTGTGAGCAAAGTCAATCACACGGACATCAACCATGCTGCTGCTGGAGTTGGAGTAGGCATATGCTCCTGCAGATTCATCAGCTGACTCTTCAGAAAGGTCTTCAGAATATTCTGAATCTGAATCTGAAGTGGACTCTTTGCCATCATAAATTATGAGCAGGGAACTGGAGTAAAAACGGTACGACTCCTGTTTCTCCAAAACAGATTTTAGTTCAGACAGTTTCTTAAGAACAGGTTCAAAAAGGTCCCTGCGTAAATACTTTCCATTATTTAAAAACTGGTAAAGTGCTTCTTTAAACCCTTGTACAGAAAGCTTCCTTCCATGATATTTATTCATGAACATGAGTTGGCCAGAGTCTACTTGATATACCTAGGAGAGAAAATATAacattaaaatcaaaatattgtacAAGCTGGTCTACATTTGACAGAAATAGCATCAAGTTTATCAGTCATCATGCTGTATGTCAAATCAGCAACTGCCACTGAACAGCTGAAAATTCTACTTTTAAAGAAAGCAGAACTGTTGGGACattactgtctgtctgtctgtctatctcttcAAATATGTGCATAATCAACCCAAACGTTGCTACTTAAAAGTGGCAAAGTGAGTACTGCACAAAGATCCCTAGTCCAGAATGCTGAACAAGAATATTCAACACTGAATACAACAGGATCATTAGAAACACTGAAGCGAGGAGGCGgcggtcattcagcccttcgaacctacCCCACTGGTCATCACTATCATTGCTCAATCACTGATCCAACTCAAGAGCCCAgtgctgctttctccccttaaCGTTCGGTCCCATTtatcccaagtgctatatctagctgcctcttcaATGTTTTGGAATCAACTACTTCctgcggcaatgaattctacaggcccaccactcaTTAGATGAAAAAAATGTCTCATCTCCATCCTTAAAGGAataccctgaatcctcagactgtgacccctggccGTAGACACGCTCAGcatgggaacatcctccctgcatctacccggttagaattttataagtctctatggagatcccccccccacctcattcatctgaactccagcaaaaacaatcgtCAGTCAGTCAGTCCCACTATCCTCAAATCATTAAATTTGGCAATAATTGTACTACTCCCTTATAACTTGTTTTAAGCAATTAAATTTGCTACTCAAAGGCTACCTGTAAAGTTGCACAGCCTAGTTAATATGGGATTGGACAGAACATAGAGGTGACATCAAGGTTTAGTTGCAACattactgaatagcagagcaagctaAAAATATGCACACTGTCTACTCCAGCACCAAATTCTCAAACTCCAACATTTAATCTACTACATTCAATGCAACTGTTTTGGAAAAGACCAAACACACCCACCTAATAATTTTCCTTGCTAAAAACTTCTTCAGCAACCAGAACATTCTCACATAAGAGACCAAAGTGTGTGCATGTCTTAAGTTCGCACACATGGAgcgaaaaaaaaattaaagggccTATACACTATTAAGAAAAAGGTACAATTACTTTCCGCTTAGAAAAAACTTTGACATAACTATCATCATACACACCTGCATCCCACAGACCCGAACACCAATAACAGCTGATGTACTCTGCTGACATTTACGGATTTGATTAGCTTTCTTTTCCTCAGATGCATCATCTCCATGCTGGCGTGTTCCCATTTTCAAGTCTAAAACACAAGGGACTTCATAACGGCACGTTAAATTCTCCAGTAAAATAAATTCTGATAATAACGTTAAGGAATTCACAGGAatgggagacaaaaaaaaagttagttaAGATCTGAATAGAAAAGCAAATCTTGAAGCCAAAAGACAAAATCTTGCATCTCCAAATCTCTTCAGAGGCAAAACAAATGTCTCATATTGCCAAAGACCACAGCACAACTGGGTCATACGACAATCAAAGTCAGTCATGCTCAGTCATAATGTAATGGTAATGTGCAAGTACCAAAGTCAGTCTGGGCTCATTCAGGTGGTTCACTCCGGTCAAACCACATCAATGATGAAGAGCAACTATACCAAAAGACAACTGATTGCATGCAGAACTCTcagccttcccacctaccttcaatcacaaaacaaaaccaaacataTCTGCACGGTTCTATATATATCTATATACTACAGTGAAAAGGATACTGTATTGGTTTCTGTGCTTTGCATTATCCTTCATATGTTTCAGTTGTTGCTGGTGACACTTCATGCTCCAAGGGTTATGTTTTACTTTTCCAGACTTCTTCTCAATACTATAATACAATACCTCTGACTTCTTAGATTCAAATTCTTCATCTAGTTTATGGCTGTAAAAACACAGAGTCAACAGTTTAATTTTTAACTTCAGTCTGTTCTGAAAATTTTATGGCATACATGATGATTTAATTTTAAAGGAATAAATCATTTTATCTATACACCACAAAAATGAATTCCAAAGTCTGTATCTCCCTATTGATTGTAAATACACGGGCACAGTTTAGTAGTTAAAATTAAAAAGGTGTATTTTTCATTAATAAGGAATTAAATTGCAATTACGGTACTTAAGCAGCAGATTGGAACAAGCCAAAACCTCTCATTTAATGAGAGCATAATAAATAAGTGAACAGTATGTGAGGGGGAATCACAACTGGCTTGTTGAACTCAAAACAAGTGCTGTTCAGAAAATTATTTGGGTCAGAACAGAGGACGATATTTATTTAGAAAACAAATATTGAAAACTGAAGGTCCAAAAGGCTGTGTTAACTTTAAACTAATAAACATTGAAAAGACAAAAGTATTCAACTATGGTGCATACATACTAAGAGATGAGCACATCATACAACTAGCCCATCACTTCAGAGACCAacctttttattttctcttctttccTATTTTGCCTGACCCGTTCTTTTCCGTAATTGTCATTTTCTAGTAACACAGGTTTCTTATTACTCCATTTTATTAGCTTATTTTTAGGTTCACATTCAGAAttatctacattttccaaatcagcttGGTCCCCTGATAATGGGTAGGCAATTAAGCATAGATTTCCTTCTTCATCTTCTTCAAAACTTACAGAAACGACTCCTACAAGAAGAACAGAAAAGGAAATAATTGTCAGGTAGGTAGAAAGCAGACATAAAAACCTTAGCAACTAAATTAGTCACTTGATTGCACAAGTAACAGTGACAACAAAAAACAGCCTGTTTGCTTACCCAAGCCTTCAGTTTTTATGCAGTTGTGTCGGCTTTCAACCTaacaaatcaaaaaaaaaactagacaaagACACTTctataatctggaaaaaaaacttccaatTTATACAAAACAATCCTCCCCAGCCCAAACACTGCACATACATCAGCATATAATGAAATAGGAGTCAATAAAACAAGTGAGACAAATAGACTTGAGGAAGTTGTTTATTGGAACTGAAGTTATTTTTGTGCAACTTATTGAGAAAATGTATGCAATAGAGCAACATGGAAAACACCACTTCATCCAAATCTTGGAAGCCAATGCACCATAATTCTCCAATTATGAAACAGCATAGCAATGCAATTCATAAAGCCAAATGGTAAAAAGGCTGATGCAGAATAGTGAATACAAAGCTTGTTGCAACATTCTGACACAGTGAAATACAGAATCCTGTAAAGCTTTGTTAAAACCAAGATAAACCAATTATGAGACACACAAGCCAGCACATAATCTCCCATAAGCTCTACATACAAACAATTACAAGGTTAAAATAGGTATTACATTCCAATTTTTTTGCTATGTAAAAAAACACCAATTCATAATTCCATTTACTGTTTTGCAATTCATTGCAAATGTAGTGCATTCCCCCCTCACCCATCACGCAGTCAATGACCTGTGCTTGCTGCTTTGCAAATTCATTGAAGAGGTCTGCAAGTATATCTGAGGCCAGTCTTTGGTTTGGCTTAATGAGTTTACAAAGAATTTAGTTCAGCTGTTGGTTGACTGCTGCTTCAATCCTAACTTCGTCTTTTTTCTCAACAGTCCAACAGCAGTCTGAATGGGTCTTTTGTCATCCTGCACGACTGCCAGACAGAGCATTCTGGATGAAGGAACCTGTAGTTCAGATTGGTGCACTCAGCAGCTGGCCATGGAGTAAACATCAAGAATTGATCTAACCAGGGGGGTGGCAGAACCCAGGTTGTCCTTCAGACAGACAGGGTTAACCATGGGAAGCTAGGACAAGGGCTAGGGATTTATCctggaaaaaaaacatgaggggacGAAGAGGAGACATGAGTCCCAACCTTCCCCAAAGCACAAgacaacacatccctgaaaagAATTCTAAATTTACATCAAATACATGCTTTACATATTAACCTAAATTAGTCTCGTCTAAATATTTCATTTCACAAAATTCTATCTAAAAATAATTACAATACAAGATTAAATGCTTACTTTTCTGAATATATACAAATTAATCTTTCACATTAAAGCATTCCAATGAATGTTATATGATTGGCATAAATTAAGGAATTAAAAACTACGCCCATAACCCAATACTGAAGTAGTTAACCTATTAATTTTACAAAACTTTATTGCTTAAATATTGATAGAAACTAAATCTGTTAACATATTTCCTCTACAATTTGTGCACATTACTTTCTTCCCTCTTAAATAAAAAATGCATGTGAGATTGCAATGTCCAAATGTCGTCACTTACTGTACTACGAACTTTCCCAACTAGTCTACAACAGAACTGGCTGACTCTCACACCCTGGTGGAGCTAGTTGTTCCAGTCGATCCCGTTCCCTCTAGGTGTAGGGCGTCAGGCTCTGAttgctgcttttccagctcttACCTCAACTTTAAAAAGCCTGCTAAAGCCTACTGAAATCGTTAGAGAGAGAAAAGCTCCAGCGGTTTCATTTACACTTTAATAAAAACATACAATTTTGCACATTGGCAAGTCTTTATAAACTACTTATTAAATCTAGTTCATGTTCAAGATTAAAACCTAAAAAAACTTTACAAATACTTTACATTTTATCCTTCTTGGGTGAACTTACCTCCATCAGCAGGCCCACTAAAGCATAGCAGAATACAGGCTACTCAAGCGTCACGCAACTACACTGCGATCTAGTTGGCAACCACGGCTTTCATCTGAtaaacttgaaacaaaaacaagagacAAATATTCTTCTCCCCACCCTCCCAAGACAGCCCAACACCAGTTCGACTTTGTACAAGAACAAGGAGGAAGGAAAACACAGAACACATACATGTTGTCAGactaaaaaaaaagggttttgtacTTACCTTTATACTGTGGTGTAAACCGGCACATCTC is a genomic window containing:
- the LOC122558827 gene encoding inositol hexakisphosphate kinase 2-like, whose protein sequence is MSPALGAMEVENYAKGVLLEPFVHQVGGHSCVLRFNDKTICKPLIQREHQFYETLPPEMCRFTPQYKGVVSVSFEEDEEGNLCLIAYPLSGDQADLENVDNSECEPKNKLIKWSNKKPVLLENDNYGKERVRQNRKEEKIKSHKLDEEFESKKSEVLYYSIEKKSGKVKHNPWSMKCHQQQLKHMKDNAKHRNQYKFILLENLTCRYEVPCVLDLKMGTRQHGDDASEEKKANQIRKCQQSTSAVIGVRVCGMQVYQVDSGQLMFMNKYHGRKLSVQGFKEALYQFLNNGKYLRRDLFEPVLKKLSELKSVLEKQESYRFYSSSLLIIYDGKESTSDSDSEYSEDLSEESADESAGAYAYSNSSSSMVDVRVIDFAHTTCKYFGEDSVVHEGQDTGYIFGLQNLITIIKEIRDDNNE